From the Hymenobacter yonginensis genome, one window contains:
- the amaB gene encoding L-piperidine-6-carboxylate dehydrogenase, with protein MKQALEEATATGTDVQDHDHHGIRQVLRELGVEATNAAWSTGLVWGGQGNAQTRAIHSPTDGKLIGSVTFATAADYEQVVQKAQEAFLTWRTVPAPKRGEIVRQIGNKLREFKEPLGKLVSYEMGKILQEGLGEVQEMIDICDFAVGLSRQLHGFTMHSERPAHRMYEQYHPLGVVGIISAFNFPVAVWSWNAMLAAVCGDVCIWKPSEKTPLVAVAVQHIIQDVLRENELPEGIFNLVIGDAEIGAAMAADGRVPLVSATGSTRMGKKVGEVVGARLGRALLELGGNNAIILTQHADLEIAIRAIVFGAVGTAGQRCTTTRRVIIHESIFEDVKARLLKIYPNLPIGHPLQDGKLVGPLIDTDAVQAFTKALEAVQKEGGKLLIGGEVLSGAGYETGTYVTPALVEADNAYHTVQEETFAPILYLIKYSGDVENAIAIQNGVRQGLSSSIFTLNMREAEAFLAHTGSDCGIANVNIGTSGAEIGGAFGGEKETGGGRESGSDAWRVYMRRQTNTINYSTQLPLAQGIKFDF; from the coding sequence ATGAAACAAGCCCTCGAAGAAGCTACCGCCACCGGCACCGACGTACAGGACCACGACCACCACGGCATCCGGCAGGTGCTGCGCGAGTTGGGCGTAGAAGCCACCAACGCCGCCTGGAGCACCGGCCTTGTGTGGGGCGGCCAGGGCAATGCCCAGACCCGCGCCATCCACTCGCCCACCGACGGCAAGCTCATTGGCAGCGTTACGTTTGCCACCGCCGCCGACTACGAGCAGGTGGTGCAGAAGGCCCAGGAAGCCTTCCTGACCTGGCGCACCGTGCCGGCCCCCAAGCGCGGCGAAATTGTGCGCCAGATTGGCAACAAGCTGCGCGAGTTCAAGGAGCCGCTGGGCAAGCTGGTGAGCTACGAAATGGGCAAAATCCTGCAGGAAGGCCTTGGCGAAGTGCAGGAAATGATTGACATCTGCGACTTTGCGGTGGGCCTCTCGCGCCAACTGCACGGCTTCACGATGCACTCGGAGCGCCCGGCGCACCGCATGTACGAGCAATACCACCCGCTGGGCGTGGTGGGCATCATCTCGGCCTTCAACTTCCCGGTGGCCGTGTGGAGCTGGAACGCCATGCTGGCCGCCGTCTGTGGCGACGTCTGCATCTGGAAGCCCTCGGAGAAGACGCCGCTGGTGGCCGTGGCCGTGCAGCACATCATCCAGGACGTGCTGCGCGAAAACGAGCTGCCCGAAGGCATCTTCAACCTGGTTATCGGCGACGCCGAGATTGGGGCGGCCATGGCCGCCGACGGCCGCGTGCCACTGGTGTCGGCCACGGGCAGCACCCGCATGGGCAAGAAGGTAGGCGAAGTGGTGGGCGCCCGCCTGGGCCGCGCGCTGCTGGAGCTGGGCGGCAACAACGCCATCATCCTCACCCAGCACGCCGACCTTGAAATTGCCATCCGCGCCATCGTGTTCGGGGCCGTGGGTACGGCTGGGCAGCGCTGCACCACTACCCGCCGCGTCATCATCCACGAGTCTATTTTTGAGGATGTGAAGGCCCGCTTGCTGAAAATCTACCCCAACCTGCCCATCGGCCACCCGCTGCAGGACGGCAAACTGGTGGGTCCGCTCATCGACACGGACGCCGTGCAAGCCTTCACCAAAGCCCTCGAAGCCGTGCAGAAGGAAGGCGGCAAGCTGCTCATCGGCGGTGAGGTGCTGAGCGGCGCCGGCTATGAAACCGGCACCTACGTGACGCCCGCGCTGGTGGAGGCCGACAACGCCTACCACACCGTGCAGGAAGAAACCTTCGCGCCCATTCTGTACCTGATTAAGTATAGCGGCGACGTGGAAAACGCCATTGCTATCCAGAACGGCGTGCGCCAGGGCCTCTCGTCGAGCATCTTCACGCTGAACATGCGCGAGGCCGAAGCCTTCCTGGCCCACACCGGCTCCGACTGCGGCATTGCCAACGTGAACATCGGCACGAGCGGTGCCGAAATCGGCGGCGCATTCGGTGGCGAGAAGGAAACCGGCGGCGGCCGCGAGTCGGGCTCCGACGCGTGGCGCGTGTACATGCGCCGCCAGACCAACACTATCAACTACAGCACCCAGCTCCCGCTGGCCCAGGGTATCAAGTTTGATTTCTAG
- a CDS encoding Do family serine endopeptidase, translating into MQAKQMMLGLLGSAVLGGGVAVGGYKLLEPERPNAPQAIAADPNVRYTSELRSSNYVVPEGLNFTAAAASVTPAVVHVMTEYAPKAGQGGGSARMDPFLRQFFGDEFEQYQQPQRGPQQGSGSGVIIAANGYIVTNNHVIDKADKIEVVMDDKRKFEAELVGTDPTTDLALLKVKADNLPFIRYGNSDQVKVGEWVLAVGNPFNLNSTVTAGIISAKGRNINILRDQQGMGIESFLQTDAVVNPGNSGGALVNLNGDLIGINSAIASQTGSFVGYSFAVPSSIVSKVIDDLLKYKVVQRALLGVQIREVDAQLASEKKLNTLSGVYVMGLSKNSSAADAGLKEGDIITEINGAKVNTSSQLQEQVARFRPGDKIKVTYLRGSDTRTASATLRNSTGTTDIIREELAKVIKYEGATLAPVSKQEMNKLGLEGGAKISGIQGSNFRETGIADGFIITRIDKNKVSKPQDVAQYLEAAKESQGALVEGVYPDGRKAYYPIGQAE; encoded by the coding sequence ATGCAAGCAAAACAAATGATGCTCGGTCTGCTCGGTTCCGCTGTACTTGGCGGGGGCGTGGCAGTGGGTGGGTACAAGCTGCTGGAGCCAGAGCGCCCCAACGCGCCCCAGGCTATTGCGGCTGACCCCAATGTTCGGTACACGAGTGAGCTGCGCAGCAGCAACTACGTGGTGCCCGAAGGCCTCAACTTCACGGCGGCCGCGGCGTCCGTGACGCCGGCCGTGGTGCACGTAATGACGGAGTACGCGCCCAAAGCGGGCCAGGGCGGCGGCAGTGCCCGCATGGACCCCTTCCTACGCCAGTTCTTCGGCGACGAGTTCGAGCAGTACCAGCAGCCCCAGCGCGGGCCGCAGCAGGGCTCCGGCTCGGGCGTTATCATCGCCGCCAACGGCTACATCGTCACCAACAACCACGTGATTGATAAGGCCGACAAGATTGAGGTGGTGATGGACGACAAGCGCAAGTTCGAGGCCGAGCTGGTGGGCACTGACCCCACCACCGACCTGGCGCTGCTCAAGGTGAAAGCCGACAACCTGCCCTTTATTCGCTACGGCAACTCCGACCAGGTGAAGGTAGGGGAGTGGGTACTGGCCGTGGGCAACCCCTTCAACCTGAACTCCACTGTCACGGCCGGCATCATCTCGGCCAAGGGCCGCAACATCAACATCCTGCGCGACCAGCAGGGTATGGGCATCGAGAGCTTCCTGCAAACCGATGCTGTGGTAAACCCCGGCAACTCGGGCGGCGCGCTCGTGAACCTCAACGGCGACCTGATCGGCATCAACTCGGCCATTGCCTCGCAGACGGGCTCGTTTGTGGGGTACTCTTTCGCCGTGCCCAGCTCCATCGTGAGCAAGGTGATTGATGACCTGCTTAAATATAAAGTGGTGCAGCGCGCCCTGCTGGGCGTGCAGATCCGGGAGGTAGACGCGCAGCTGGCTTCTGAGAAGAAGCTCAACACGCTGAGCGGCGTGTACGTGATGGGTTTGAGCAAAAACAGCTCAGCCGCTGATGCTGGCCTGAAGGAAGGTGACATCATCACGGAAATCAACGGCGCCAAGGTGAACACCTCGTCGCAGCTGCAGGAGCAGGTAGCCCGCTTCCGCCCCGGCGACAAAATCAAGGTGACCTACCTCCGCGGCTCCGACACGCGCACTGCCTCGGCTACGCTGCGCAACTCCACCGGCACCACCGACATTATTCGGGAAGAGCTGGCCAAGGTTATCAAGTATGAAGGCGCTACGCTGGCCCCGGTGAGCAAGCAGGAAATGAACAAGCTGGGCCTGGAAGGCGGCGCGAAAATCAGCGGCATCCAGGGCTCCAACTTCCGCGAAACCGGCATTGCCGACGGCTTCATCATCACCCGCATCGACAAGAACAAGGTGAGCAAGCCCCAGGACGTGGCCCAGTACCTGGAAGCCGCCAAGGAAAGCCAGGGCGCGCTGGTAGAAGGCGTGTACCCCGACGGCCGCAAAGCCTACTACCCCATCGGGCAGGCCGAGTAG
- a CDS encoding Hsp20/alpha crystallin family protein, producing the protein MATLLYNNRPALRPSRAFNAVLSDMLRDTLPAVNQPSKSFAPAADVLESEAGFELHLALPGVAKDAVNIDFQEGQLVISGERKAPEAAENAPKFHRTETGYGSFTRSFRLPDTVDVTAINAELTDGILRVQLPFDSKKVTKHHIEVR; encoded by the coding sequence ATGGCAACTCTGCTGTATAACAACCGCCCCGCTCTCCGTCCTTCGCGTGCCTTCAATGCCGTGCTCAGCGACATGCTGCGCGACACGCTGCCGGCCGTGAACCAACCCTCCAAATCCTTCGCGCCGGCCGCCGACGTGCTGGAAAGCGAAGCCGGCTTCGAGCTGCACCTGGCGCTGCCGGGCGTAGCGAAAGACGCCGTCAATATCGATTTCCAGGAAGGCCAGCTCGTCATCAGCGGCGAGCGGAAGGCGCCGGAGGCCGCCGAAAACGCCCCGAAGTTCCACCGCACCGAAACCGGCTACGGCAGCTTCACCCGTAGCTTCCGCCTGCCCGACACCGTCGACGTAACGGCCATCAACGCCGAGCTGACCGATGGCATTCTGCGCGTGCAGCTGCCTTTTGACAGCAAAAAAGTGACGAAACATCACATCGAAGTGCGCTAG
- a CDS encoding M20 metallopeptidase family protein has translation MQHLLSRIKALATEHAADTVALRHHLHAHPELSFEEYNTVAFVTEQLRQLGLQPQPIAKTGVVALIEGRNPASRTVALRADMDALPITEQNEVPYKSRNPGVMHACGHDVHTSSLLGVARILVALKDEFEGTVKLMFQPGEERLPGGANLMIQEGVLENPKPASVLGQHVFPMLPAGQIGIRPGRYMASTDELYLTVRGKGGHGAMPEMNLDPVLVAAHIIVAAQQIVSRRANPKLPSVLSFGKVIANGATNVIPNEVYIEGTFRTLNEEWRDEAHGHLRRLCEGLADSMGATCELEIRRGYPYLENEPKLTARVRAAAEQYLGAENVIELDQWMAAEDFAYFSQAADACFYRLGTRAEDGRFASSVHTPTFDIEPKALETGPGLMAWLTLCELNVA, from the coding sequence ATGCAACACCTGCTTTCCCGCATCAAAGCGCTGGCCACCGAGCACGCCGCCGATACCGTTGCCCTACGCCATCATCTGCACGCGCACCCCGAGCTGTCGTTTGAGGAGTACAACACCGTGGCCTTTGTGACTGAGCAGCTGCGGCAGCTGGGCTTGCAGCCTCAGCCCATTGCCAAAACCGGCGTGGTGGCCCTCATCGAGGGCCGCAACCCAGCTTCCCGCACCGTGGCTTTGCGCGCCGACATGGATGCGCTGCCCATCACGGAGCAGAACGAAGTACCCTACAAATCCCGGAACCCCGGCGTGATGCACGCCTGCGGCCACGACGTGCATACGTCGTCGCTGCTGGGCGTGGCCCGCATTCTGGTGGCGCTGAAGGACGAGTTTGAGGGCACCGTGAAGCTGATGTTTCAGCCCGGCGAGGAGCGGCTGCCAGGTGGGGCCAATCTGATGATTCAGGAAGGCGTGCTCGAAAACCCCAAGCCCGCCAGCGTACTGGGCCAGCACGTTTTCCCGATGCTGCCCGCCGGCCAAATTGGCATCCGGCCCGGCCGCTACATGGCCAGCACCGATGAGCTCTACCTGACCGTGCGCGGCAAAGGCGGCCACGGCGCCATGCCCGAAATGAACCTCGACCCCGTGCTGGTGGCCGCCCACATCATTGTGGCGGCGCAGCAGATTGTGAGTCGCCGCGCCAACCCCAAGTTGCCCTCGGTGCTGTCGTTCGGCAAAGTCATTGCCAACGGCGCCACCAACGTCATTCCCAACGAGGTCTACATTGAAGGCACCTTCCGGACGCTGAACGAGGAGTGGCGCGACGAGGCCCACGGCCACCTGCGCCGCCTCTGCGAAGGCCTGGCCGACTCGATGGGCGCCACCTGCGAGCTGGAAATCCGGCGCGGCTACCCGTACCTGGAAAACGAGCCCAAGCTCACGGCCCGTGTGCGCGCCGCCGCCGAGCAATATCTGGGGGCGGAAAACGTGATTGAGCTGGACCAGTGGATGGCCGCCGAGGACTTCGCCTACTTCTCGCAGGCCGCCGACGCCTGTTTCTACCGCCTCGGCACCCGCGCCGAAGACGGCCGCTTTGCTTCCAGCGTGCACACGCCCACTTTCGATATCGAGCCCAAAGCCCTGGAAACCGGCCCCGGCCTGATGGCTTGGCTCACGCTCTGCGAGCTAAATGTAGCATAG
- a CDS encoding sporulation protein, which translates to MMKPLLRNVLLLPAFLALGACAATAPATTGPAAPADTTKTRAAQAAPAVPAEDLSRYRPVFTAPKEMAVPAATRTPVTPTNQVNAQIEQRLRDQAFTNQNVKYAQGFRILAYVGLEREQAMSIRRAVISRYPDETDYLTFRQPVFRLYIGDYLTRLEAEQAMLRIRPLAPKAELESAQVVLNKAAY; encoded by the coding sequence ATGATGAAACCCCTACTGCGTAACGTGCTGCTGCTTCCCGCATTCCTGGCCCTGGGCGCCTGCGCCGCCACCGCGCCCGCCACCACCGGCCCCGCCGCCCCCGCCGATACCACCAAGACCCGCGCCGCCCAGGCCGCACCAGCCGTGCCCGCCGAAGACCTGAGCCGCTACCGGCCCGTCTTCACCGCGCCCAAGGAAATGGCTGTGCCAGCCGCCACGCGCACCCCGGTAACGCCCACCAACCAGGTGAATGCCCAGATTGAGCAGCGCCTGCGCGACCAGGCCTTCACCAACCAGAACGTGAAGTATGCCCAGGGCTTCCGCATTCTGGCCTACGTGGGGCTGGAGCGCGAGCAGGCCATGAGCATCCGCCGCGCCGTCATTAGCCGCTACCCCGACGAAACCGACTACCTGACCTTCCGGCAGCCGGTGTTCCGCCTCTACATCGGCGACTACCTCACGCGCCTCGAAGCCGAGCAGGCCATGCTCCGTATCCGGCCGCTGGCCCCAAAGGCCGAGCTGGAATCGGCGCAGGTGGTGCTAAACAAGGCGGCGTACTAG
- the deoC gene encoding deoxyribose-phosphate aldolase, protein MNLAPYIDHTLLRPDATPAQIRQLCQEAAAQQFASVCVPPCYVRLAADELHGSGVPVCTVIGFPLGYALAKVKFFEAHLALADGATELDMVINVGALKAGELAEVEEEIGQLAELCHFRGAILKVIIETALLTEEEIVTACRLCAEAGADFVKTSTGFASRGASVADITLMRQSLPDTIRIKASGGIRARAFALALVAAGADRLGSSNSLALLDDHDETPTA, encoded by the coding sequence ATGAACCTCGCTCCTTACATCGACCATACGCTGCTGCGCCCCGATGCCACGCCCGCCCAGATCCGGCAGCTGTGCCAGGAGGCCGCCGCGCAGCAGTTTGCCAGCGTGTGCGTGCCGCCCTGCTACGTGCGCCTGGCGGCCGATGAACTGCACGGCAGCGGCGTGCCGGTGTGCACCGTTATCGGGTTTCCGCTAGGCTACGCGCTGGCCAAGGTGAAGTTCTTTGAAGCCCATCTGGCCTTGGCCGACGGCGCCACGGAGCTGGACATGGTCATCAACGTGGGCGCCCTCAAGGCCGGCGAGCTGGCCGAAGTGGAAGAGGAAATCGGGCAGCTGGCCGAGCTGTGCCACTTCCGCGGCGCCATTCTGAAAGTGATTATCGAAACGGCGCTGCTGACCGAGGAGGAAATCGTGACGGCCTGCCGGCTGTGCGCCGAGGCCGGGGCGGACTTCGTGAAGACCTCCACCGGCTTTGCCAGCCGCGGCGCCTCAGTGGCCGATATTACGCTGATGCGGCAATCGTTGCCGGACACTATCCGTATCAAGGCCTCCGGCGGCATCCGGGCCCGGGCGTTTGCGCTGGCGCTGGTTGCGGCCGGCGCCGACCGGCTGGGCTCCTCCAACAGCTTGGCTTTGCTTGATGACCATGATGAAACCCCTACTGCGTAA
- the secA gene encoding preprotein translocase subunit SecA, with amino-acid sequence MFDFLGKTVAKIFGTKSDRDLKEIIPYVALVNAEYAKLAQLSDDQLREHTNEVRARIDAHLKPLDDQLAALHARVNDDASLDIMAKEKLFDQIDELEKQRNKDLEVVLMQVLPAAFATVKETARRYTENGQLVVTATDYDRQYAQRKKNVTIQGDKAIWSNKWLAAGAEITWDMIHYDVQIIGGVVLHQGKISEMATGEGKTLVSTLPAFLNALSKRGVHLVTVNDYLAKRDSEWNAPLFEFHGITVDCIDKHQPNTDARRAAYAADITYGTNNEFGFDYLRDNMARETGELVQRKHHYAMVDEVDSVLIDDARTPLIISGPVPRGDVHEFYQLKPRIQRLVDEQKKLVQQYLVEARKGIKEGKDGYKEGEAGLALFRAYRGLPKSKPLIKFLSETGMRAVLQKVENHYLQDNARQMPQADMPLFFTIDEKNNQIELTEKGIDLITAQGEDPHLFIMPDIGSEIANLEKNNSLKDDEKLHQKERLMQDYQEKSERVHTVNQLLKAYTLFEKDDQYILTDDGKVKIVDEQTGRVMEGRRYSDGLHQAIEAKENVRVEDATQTYATVTLQNYFRMYHKLGGMTGTAETEAGELWDIYKLDVVVIPTNRGIQRKDEHDKVYKTVREKYNAVAEEIQTLVQAGRPVLVGTTSVEISELVSRMLKLRGIQHQVLNAKQNQREAEIVAAAGYPGTVTIATNMAGRGTDIKLKETSKAAGGLAIIGTERHESRRVDRQLRGRAGRQGDPGSSQFFVSLEDNLMRLFGSDRIAKLMDRMGLEEGEVIQHSMITSSIERAQKKVEENNFGQRKRLLEYDDVMNAQREVVYKRRRNALFGERLELDVWNMIYDVAEDIVAAHKISGDYEDFKLAIIRVYGYDTYITEAEMKGMAAGTLSQKLYDEALGYYHSKNDHIAGNAMPLVNSLLEQNAPFENVAVPFTDGRKQVSAVASLRRAQATGGHEIIRSMEKSVVLSTIDTAWTQHLRQMDDLKQVVQNAVYEQKDPLLVYKFESFELFKGMIGKVNEDTLSFLFRADIPVQGGAQGTDEAEFYIEDELPTPAPMPKLTAEKEVSSVSLGAGPEDMGPDDAQILEKQMPARSQKVANRNEKVTVQYMDGRIVSDVKYKTVEDDLLNNRCVLVDEA; translated from the coding sequence ATGTTTGACTTTCTAGGGAAAACCGTCGCCAAGATTTTCGGAACGAAATCGGACCGGGACTTGAAGGAGATTATCCCCTATGTGGCGCTCGTAAACGCCGAATATGCCAAACTGGCACAGCTCTCCGACGACCAGCTGCGCGAGCACACCAACGAGGTGCGCGCCCGCATCGACGCCCATCTGAAGCCGCTCGACGACCAGCTGGCCGCGTTGCACGCCCGCGTCAACGACGACGCCAGCCTCGACATCATGGCCAAGGAGAAGCTCTTCGACCAGATTGACGAGCTGGAAAAGCAGCGCAACAAAGACCTGGAAGTGGTGCTGATGCAGGTGCTGCCCGCTGCCTTTGCCACGGTGAAGGAAACGGCCCGCCGCTACACCGAAAACGGCCAGCTGGTGGTAACCGCCACCGACTACGACCGCCAGTACGCGCAGCGCAAAAAGAACGTCACGATTCAGGGCGACAAAGCCATCTGGAGCAATAAGTGGCTGGCGGCCGGCGCCGAAATCACCTGGGACATGATTCACTACGACGTCCAGATCATCGGGGGCGTGGTGCTGCACCAGGGCAAGATTTCGGAAATGGCCACCGGCGAGGGTAAAACCCTCGTGTCGACGCTGCCGGCGTTCCTGAACGCGCTCAGCAAGCGCGGCGTGCACCTGGTAACCGTCAACGACTACCTGGCCAAGCGTGACTCGGAGTGGAATGCGCCGCTGTTCGAGTTCCACGGCATCACCGTGGACTGCATTGACAAGCACCAGCCCAACACCGATGCCCGCCGCGCCGCCTACGCCGCCGACATCACCTACGGCACCAACAACGAATTCGGCTTCGACTACCTGCGCGACAACATGGCGCGCGAAACCGGCGAGCTGGTGCAGCGCAAGCACCACTACGCCATGGTCGACGAAGTGGACTCCGTGCTGATTGACGATGCCCGGACGCCGCTCATCATCTCGGGCCCCGTGCCCCGCGGCGACGTGCACGAGTTCTACCAGCTCAAGCCCCGCATCCAGCGCCTCGTAGACGAGCAGAAAAAGCTGGTGCAGCAGTATCTGGTGGAAGCCCGCAAAGGCATCAAGGAAGGTAAAGACGGCTACAAGGAAGGCGAAGCCGGTCTGGCTTTGTTCCGCGCCTACCGTGGCCTGCCCAAGAGCAAGCCGCTGATCAAGTTCCTGAGCGAAACCGGCATGCGCGCCGTGCTGCAGAAAGTGGAAAACCACTACCTGCAGGACAACGCCCGCCAGATGCCGCAGGCCGACATGCCGCTGTTCTTCACGATTGACGAAAAGAACAACCAGATCGAGTTGACCGAAAAAGGCATCGACCTGATTACGGCCCAGGGCGAAGATCCGCACCTGTTCATCATGCCCGACATCGGCTCGGAAATCGCCAACCTCGAGAAAAACAACAGCCTCAAGGACGACGAAAAGCTGCACCAGAAGGAGCGGCTGATGCAGGACTACCAGGAGAAGAGCGAGCGGGTTCACACCGTAAACCAGCTCCTGAAGGCCTACACGCTGTTCGAGAAAGACGACCAGTACATCCTGACCGACGACGGCAAGGTGAAAATCGTGGATGAGCAGACCGGGCGCGTCATGGAGGGCCGCCGCTACTCCGACGGCTTGCACCAGGCCATCGAGGCCAAGGAAAACGTGCGCGTGGAAGACGCCACCCAGACCTACGCTACGGTTACGCTGCAGAACTATTTCCGCATGTACCACAAGCTGGGCGGCATGACGGGTACGGCCGAAACCGAAGCCGGCGAGCTGTGGGACATCTACAAGCTCGACGTGGTGGTGATTCCGACCAACCGCGGCATCCAGCGCAAAGACGAGCACGACAAGGTGTACAAGACCGTGCGTGAGAAGTACAACGCCGTGGCCGAGGAAATCCAGACGCTGGTGCAGGCCGGCCGCCCGGTGCTGGTAGGTACCACGAGCGTGGAAATATCGGAGCTGGTGAGCCGCATGCTGAAGCTGCGCGGCATCCAGCACCAAGTGCTCAACGCCAAGCAGAACCAGCGCGAAGCCGAGATTGTAGCCGCCGCCGGCTACCCCGGCACCGTGACCATTGCCACCAACATGGCCGGCCGCGGTACCGACATCAAGCTCAAGGAAACCTCTAAAGCTGCGGGTGGCCTGGCCATCATCGGTACGGAGCGCCACGAAAGCCGCCGCGTAGACCGCCAGCTGCGGGGCCGCGCCGGCCGCCAGGGCGACCCGGGCTCCTCGCAGTTCTTCGTGAGCCTCGAAGACAACCTGATGCGCCTGTTCGGCTCCGACCGGATTGCCAAGCTCATGGACCGTATGGGCCTGGAAGAAGGCGAGGTAATTCAGCACTCGATGATTACCAGCTCGATTGAGCGCGCCCAGAAGAAGGTCGAGGAAAACAACTTCGGCCAGCGCAAGCGCCTGCTCGAGTACGACGACGTGATGAACGCCCAGCGCGAAGTGGTGTACAAGCGCCGCCGCAACGCGTTGTTCGGCGAGCGTCTGGAGCTGGACGTGTGGAACATGATCTACGACGTGGCTGAAGACATCGTGGCCGCCCACAAAATCTCGGGCGACTACGAGGACTTCAAGCTGGCCATCATCCGCGTGTACGGCTACGATACCTACATCACGGAAGCCGAAATGAAGGGCATGGCCGCCGGCACCCTGTCGCAGAAGCTCTACGACGAGGCCCTGGGCTACTACCACAGCAAGAACGACCACATTGCCGGCAACGCCATGCCGCTCGTGAACAGCCTGCTGGAGCAGAACGCCCCGTTCGAGAACGTGGCAGTGCCCTTCACGGATGGCCGTAAGCAGGTTTCGGCGGTAGCCAGCCTGCGCCGCGCGCAGGCCACGGGTGGCCACGAAATCATCCGGAGCATGGAGAAATCCGTGGTGCTGTCGACTATCGACACCGCTTGGACCCAGCACCTGCGCCAGATGGACGACCTGAAGCAGGTGGTGCAGAACGCCGTGTACGAGCAGAAAGACCCGCTGCTGGTGTACAAGTTTGAGAGCTTCGAGCTGTTCAAAGGCATGATCGGCAAGGTGAACGAAGACACCCTGTCGTTCCTGTTCCGCGCCGACATTCCGGTGCAGGGCGGCGCCCAGGGCACCGACGAGGCCGAGTTCTACATCGAAGACGAGCTGCCCACGCCTGCCCCGATGCCCAAGCTGACGGCCGAGAAGGAAGTGTCGTCGGTTTCGCTGGGTGCCGGCCCCGAGGACATGGGCCCCGACGACGCGCAGATTCTGGAAAAGCAGATGCCGGCCCGCTCGCAGAAAGTGGCCAACCGCAACGAGAAAGTGACCGTGCAGTACATGGACGGCCGCATTGTGAGCGACGTGAAATACAAGACCGTGGAAGACGACCTGCTCAACAACCGCTGCGTGCTGGTTGACGAGGCATAA
- the glf gene encoding UDP-galactopyranose mutase, whose protein sequence is MFDYLIVGAGFAGSVLAERLATRSNKKVLIVDKRSHIAGNAYDHYNEDGILVHKYGPHIFHTNSKDVFEYLSNFTDWRPYEHRVLASVDGQMVPMPINLDTINKLYGLSLNSFEVEQFFESVAEDVPVIRTSEDVVVSKVGRELYEKFFKNYTRKQWGMDPSELDKSVTSRVPTRTNRDDRYFTDTYQAMPLHGYTRMFERMLDHPNIKVMLNTDYHDIIDFIPFKEMIFTGPVDEYFDFKYGKLPYRSLEFKHETLNVEQHLAAPVVNYPNDNLYTRITEFKALTGQKHPKTALVYEYPKAEGDPYYPVPRLENADLYNQYKKLADQTPNVHFVGRLATYKYYNMDQVVAQALTLYKRLTEKSEEAQKAQKPAILGSTSIMEKLVPRDPAKQ, encoded by the coding sequence ATGTTTGATTACCTCATTGTTGGGGCCGGTTTTGCCGGCAGCGTGCTGGCCGAGCGGCTGGCCACCCGCTCAAATAAAAAAGTGCTGATTGTAGACAAGCGCAGCCACATTGCCGGCAACGCCTACGACCATTACAACGAAGACGGTATCCTGGTCCACAAATACGGCCCGCATATCTTCCACACCAATTCCAAAGACGTTTTCGAGTACCTGTCGAACTTCACCGACTGGCGCCCCTACGAGCACCGCGTATTGGCTTCCGTGGATGGCCAGATGGTGCCCATGCCCATCAACCTCGACACCATCAACAAGCTCTACGGCCTGTCGCTGAACAGCTTTGAGGTAGAGCAGTTCTTTGAGTCAGTAGCTGAAGACGTGCCCGTAATCCGGACTTCCGAGGACGTGGTAGTGAGCAAAGTGGGCCGCGAGTTGTACGAGAAGTTCTTCAAGAACTACACCCGCAAGCAGTGGGGTATGGACCCCTCGGAGCTGGATAAATCGGTGACGAGCCGAGTGCCTACCCGCACCAACCGCGACGACCGGTACTTCACCGATACCTACCAGGCCATGCCGCTGCACGGCTACACCCGCATGTTCGAGCGGATGCTAGACCACCCGAACATCAAGGTGATGCTCAACACCGACTACCACGACATCATTGACTTCATTCCCTTCAAGGAAATGATTTTCACGGGGCCGGTGGACGAGTATTTCGACTTCAAGTACGGCAAGCTGCCCTACCGCTCGCTGGAGTTCAAGCACGAAACCCTGAACGTGGAGCAGCACCTAGCCGCGCCCGTGGTGAACTACCCCAACGACAACCTGTACACGCGCATCACAGAGTTTAAGGCCCTCACCGGTCAGAAACACCCCAAAACCGCGCTGGTCTACGAGTACCCCAAAGCCGAGGGCGACCCATACTACCCCGTGCCGCGCCTCGAAAACGCCGACCTGTACAACCAGTACAAGAAGCTGGCCGACCAGACCCCGAACGTGCACTTTGTGGGCCGCCTCGCCACTTACAAGTACTACAACATGGACCAGGTAGTGGCCCAGGCTCTCACGCTCTACAAGCGCCTCACGGAGAAGAGCGAAGAAGCCCAGAAGGCCCAGAAACCGGCCATTCTCGGCTCCACGTCCATCATGGAGAAGCTGGTGCCCCGCGACCCGGCCAAGCAGTAG